The genomic DNA GGCATCTTCCCGTTCTCGGGCTTCTGGTCCAAAGACGAGATCATCCTCGTGCTCACGAAGGACGGACATTATCTAGCCGCTGCCGGAGCACTGTTCGCCGGCTTCATCACCGCATTCTACGTGGCGCGCCTCTGGTTCAGGGTCTTCACACGCAAGCCTCAGGCGAAAGGGTTACACGAGGCCAAAGTCGGCAAGCTCGCACCCATGTGCGTCTTGGCCGCAATCACCGCGGTGATCGGCTTCTTCGGCCCCACACTCGGGGATTTTCTCGGGTACAAGATTCCTTGGCCTGACCTGGTGGTCGCTGCCGTCTCCTCGGCGGTTGCCGTAGCGGGCCTTGCGGCTGGCTGGTGGGCCTACGGCCGAAAGGGCGGCGAGATCGACACCGGCGCGGTGAAAGCCCGGTTGGGCGCGGTCTACTCGGCGCTTGTCGCGAAGCTGTACTTCGATGAGATGTACCAGCGCCTGGCGGTGCGGCCCTTCACGCGGGCGGCTTCGGGCCTCTCGGTGTTCGACATCTCGCGTATCGACTGGCTGGTCGATGGCGCCGCCAAGGCTTGGAATGCCGTCGCTAGGGTATCGTGGAGGTTCGATGACCGCGCGGTCGACGGTGGAGTCAATGGCGTTGCCGCCGCAATCTGGGCATTCGGCAAGCGTGCAAGGTCGATTCAGAGCGGCCGAATCCAGACCTATCAACAGCTCGCGCTTGTCGCGGTCGTATTGTTACTAGTCTTCGTAGTGGTGAAGGGGTAAAGCCGTGGTCCCATTGCTTTCGCTGATCGTGTTCTTGCCACTGGTCGGCGCCATCGTAACGGCGCTGATGCCTCGAACCAGGCCCACCGCTCCGCGTGTGGTGGCACTTGTGTTCAGCGTGGCGACGCTAGGACTGGCCTCCTGGGCGCTGGCGATATTCGACGTGAACGGCGGCTACCAGTTCGTCGAGCGCGTCCCGTGGGTCCCGCAGGTCGGGATCGAGTACCACTTGGCTGTGGACGGCATATCGATGCCGATTATCGCCCTGTCAACGCTTCTCACGGTACTCGCCATCCTTGTGAGCTGGAAGATCGACCATCGACCCGCCTTCTACTTCACGATGATCCAGCTTCTTGCTGTTGGAATGAACGGCGTTTTCGCGGCGCTCGATTTCGTGCTCTTCTATCTGTTCTGGGAGCTCGTCTTGGTGCCGATGTACTTCCTGATCGCCATTTGGGGCGGCGCTCGGCGGGAGTACGCTGCGATCAAGTTCTTCCTTTACACGCTCGCAGGCTCCGTGTTCATGCTCGTGGGCATCATAGCGCTCTACATCACACAGGGGAGTTTCAACATCGCCGAACTCACCGCACTGGCCTCCAACCCCGACACCGCGCTCTCCTACAACTTGCAGTTCTGGATATTCGCAGCCTTCTTCCTTGGCTTCGCGGTCAAGGTGCCGGTTTTCCCGCTGCACACTTGGTTGCCTGATGCGCACGTCGAGGCGCCGACCGCTGGCTCGGTGCTGCTCGCGGGAATCCTGCTCAAGATGGGCACCTACGGCTTCATCCGTATCTCCCTGCCGATAATGCCCGATGCGGCCGCATCGCAGTTCTGGATGTGGACGCTGGGTATCCTGGCGACTGTCTCCATCGTGTACGGGGCGGCGGTGGCATTCGCGCAGACCGACATGAAGAAGCTCGTGGCCTACTCCAGCGTCTCGCACATGGGCTTCGTGATGCTCGGGATCGCATCGGGGACCCAGGAGGGTCTCGACGGAGCCGTGTTCGTCATGGTCGCCCACGGGTTGATCACGGGCATGATGTTCATGCTGGTCGGGATGGTCTACGAGCGCACCCATACTCGGGTCATCTCGGAGATCAACGGTCTCTCGAGCCAGACGCCCATCGCTGGCGGCCTACTGGCGTTTGCGTCAATCGCGTCGCTGGGCCTGCCGGGACTGGCAGGCTTTCCCGGCGAGCTTCTGACGCTTCTGGGTGCGTGGAGGTCGGATCTGTGGCCGGGCCTCGTGATCATCTCGGCGGTTGGAGTGCTTCTAGCCGCAGCGTACATGCTGTGGATGGTCCAGCGCACCGTCATGGGTGAGGCGAAGGGTGCGGTCGCCAAGATTCGCGACCTGACGGTCTTCGAGATTGCGATGCTCGCGCCGCTTGTGGTGCTTATCGTAGCGCTGGGAGTCTTCTGGTCGCTGCTTCTGCGCTATGTGACCCCGGCGGTACAGACGATACTTACGGGCATGGGAGTTTAGTCGATGACAGGCTACTGGCTCATAGCCCCTGAGGTCATCGTAACCGTGGGCGCGCTGATCGCGCTCTTCGGCAACATGCTGCCGGGCAAGGATCGCACGACGGCCCTCCTGTGCGCGGGGCTGTGCGTCGGTGCCGCTGTAGCGGCGTGGCTCGCAACCCCGGGCGAGGCGATCTTCGGCGGACTGCTGACCTCGAGTACGACTGCGAGCGTCATGCGCGCGGCGATCCTACTGCTCACCGCTGTCTGGCTGCTGTGGCTGTCGTCGAGAGGCTACCAGGGCGAGCGAAGCCGAGAAGCCGTCGCGATGGCACTTTTCAGCGTGACGGGCGCGCTCCTTCTGACGCACACCACCGAGCTGATCACCATGTTCATCGCGCTTGAGCTGGCGACGATACCGGCCTACATGCTCATGGGCTACCGCCGACGCGATATCCACGGCCTTGAGGGGGCACTCAAGTACTTCCTGCTCTCGATGCTCACTAGCCTGATAATGCTTTACGGCTTGTCGTTCCTCTACGGGCTGACCGGCACCACCCACTT from Actinomycetota bacterium includes the following:
- a CDS encoding NADH-quinone oxidoreductase subunit M; the encoded protein is MVPLLSLIVFLPLVGAIVTALMPRTRPTAPRVVALVFSVATLGLASWALAIFDVNGGYQFVERVPWVPQVGIEYHLAVDGISMPIIALSTLLTVLAILVSWKIDHRPAFYFTMIQLLAVGMNGVFAALDFVLFYLFWELVLVPMYFLIAIWGGARREYAAIKFFLYTLAGSVFMLVGIIALYITQGSFNIAELTALASNPDTALSYNLQFWIFAAFFLGFAVKVPVFPLHTWLPDAHVEAPTAGSVLLAGILLKMGTYGFIRISLPIMPDAAASQFWMWTLGILATVSIVYGAAVAFAQTDMKKLVAYSSVSHMGFVMLGIASGTQEGLDGAVFVMVAHGLITGMMFMLVGMVYERTHTRVISEINGLSSQTPIAGGLLAFASIASLGLPGLAGFPGELLTLLGAWRSDLWPGLVIISAVGVLLAAAYMLWMVQRTVMGEAKGAVAKIRDLTVFEIAMLAPLVVLIVALGVFWSLLLRYVTPAVQTILTGMGV